The Salvelinus namaycush isolate Seneca chromosome 1, SaNama_1.0, whole genome shotgun sequence genome has a window encoding:
- the LOC120045379 gene encoding uncharacterized protein LOC120045379: protein MDVDIKPEEDEVELSPAVIGSDTFDAGYSYTENGYDTAKQRLICNLLEDTKSKMNSTKVGAPLQTAVNMGGKGVVHVHTEQDSQSTPVGNLIKEESCFYMSPSDIQIGKVCTLSRSVLVSNIKQANVMPFAEKVVQNCYPLCKEIGVEFDVRSKPPSKTKLDSQLLTNGVMYEVHKFAKNTKRSYMYTVYNILKYNFNVHFQGQKRCQNAIHIASKLKRMAKRKHVANKDFSKEVFIIPLVTRQYKKKEATPPARLSKRQLDLKGIQEADDTEEKMNCQKTVNKTGLKYLIADERTVWSLHAEEIISIETDETVKLGQDNGPTDFCLKESDVHSGVTEQTPCPENHQVDICRKMINEIVTSGEMQQMGWIFVTFSNCFGAGTGSEKKFEQILAEYRSDILPLIVEKHCGFSSSEKTMMCLVSQLFCGLHLIDGLAHQAKTTLLLWENMILGDKEVGVHSSPNIGTTELESGTVRLVSSVRDAVQELGWAEDGQLVPFETFLTSKKEFDEVPLSLSIGHRIDGLFHNSAGVYSIHDDLVEFTSTYGAESSLLATVVADLEVQQFKAGCRALGLVSKLIIDPLWKALTLKGNVLEMEERYQTLVTKLKEWQEDGRGLVKGNACLFDDIEVPKNLVFDRLTMWTDTDFFELTVQIVELILASFLKVCSMMLPVDPELLSKKNDRFRKDLAILDQLQKAKSNAVSYAIEGMDMCKKNHTWEWLSFLDEPKIVSMMKTFQTV from the coding sequence ATGGATGTAGATATAAAGCCAGAGGAGGATGAGGTGGAGCTATCCCCAGCTGTCATTGGGTCTGACACTTTTGATGCAGGTTATTCATATACCGAAAATGGATATGACACAGCAAAACAACGGCTTATTTGTAATCTGTTAGAAGATACAAAATCAAAAATGAATTCAACAAAAGTTGGTGCTCCACTTCAAACAGCTGTAAATATGGGTGGTAAAGGTGTTGTTCATGTTCACACAGAACAGGATAGCCAAAGCACCCCTGTAGGGAATTTAATCAAAGAGGAGTCATGTTTTTACATGTCACCCAGTGATATTCAGATTGGAAAAGTATGTACCTTGTCTCGGTCTGTCCTGGTCAGCAACATTAAACAGGCAAATGTGATGCCCTTTGCAGAGAAAGTGGTGCAAAACTGCTACCCCTTGTGCAAAGAAATAGGTGTGGAATTTGATGTGAGATCCAAACCACCATCCAAAACAAAACTTGACTCACAGTTACTGACTAATGGTGTAATGTATGAGGTTCATAAGTTTGCAAAAAATACAAAAAGGAGTTATATGTATACTGTCTATAATATTCTGAAATATAATTTTAATGTACACTTTCAAGGTCAGAAACGCTGTCAAAATGCCATACATATTGCATCTAAACTGAAACGAATGGCCAAACGGAAACATGTCGCAAATAAAGACTTTTCAAAAGAAGTGTTTATAATACCGCTTGTGACTAGACAATACAAGAAAAAAGAAGCTACTCCACCTGCAAGATTGTCAAAAAGACAATTGGATTTGAAAGGGATACAAGAGGCAGATGATACAGAGGAGAAGATGAACTGCCAGAAGACGGTTAACAAGACCGGTTTGAAATATCTGATCGCTGATGAAAGGACTGTATGGTCTCTGCATGCTGAAGAGATCATCTCTATCGAAACAGATGAAACTGTCAAGCTTGGCCAAGATAATGGACCCACTGACTTCTGCTTAAAGGAGTCTGACGTTCACTCTGGGGTCACAGAGCAAACCCCATGCCCAGAGAACCACCAAGTTGACATTTGCAGGAAAATGATCAATGAAATTGTTACGAGTGGTGAAATGCAACAGATGGGATGGATTTTTGTAACCTTTTCAAACTGTTTTGGTGCTGGGACTGGTTCCGAAAAGAAATTTGAACAAATCCTCGCTGAATACAGATCAGACATCCTACCACTGATAGTTGAGAAACATTGTGGCTTTAGTTCCTCTGAAAAGACAATGATGTGCCTTGTAAGTCAGCTCTTCTGTGGCTTACATTTGATTGATGGCTTAGCTCACCAGGCAAAAACAACTCTTCTACTTTGGGAAAATATGATTTTAGGAGATAAAGAAGTAGGAGTCCATAGCTCCCCTAACATTGGGACAACAGAGTTGGAGTCTGGAACAGTGCGTTTGGTGAGTTCTGTGAGGGATGCTGTGCAAGAGCTTGGATGGGCAGAGGACGGTCAGCTTGTTCCGTTCGAAACCTTTTTGACCAGCAAAAAAGAATTTGATGAAGTTCCTTTGTCTCTATCCATTGGACACAGAATTGATGGTCTGTTTCATAATTCTGCTGGGGTGTATAGCATCCATGATGATTTGGTTGAGTTTACCAGTACGTACGGAGCTGAGAGTAGTTTGCTTGCCACAGTTGTTGCTGATTTGGAGGTTCAACAGTTCAAGGCCGGATGCAGAGCTCTGGGTCTGGTTTCCAAGCTGATCATTGATCCTCTCTGGAAAGCCTTAACTTTGAAGGGAAACGTGTTGGAGATGGAAGAAAGATACCAAACCCTTGTTACCAAACTCAAGGAATGGCAGGAAGATGGGAGAGGCCTTGTTAAAGGAAATGCATGCTTGTTTGATGACATTGAGGTACCCAAGAACCTTGTGTTTGACAGGCTTACCATGTGGACCGACACAGACTTTTTTGAGTTGACTGTTCAGATTGTTGAGTTGATCCTAGCCAGTTTTCTGAAGGTTTGTTCTATGATGCTTCCAGTCGATCCAGAGCTCCTGTCAAAGAAAAATGATAGATTCAGGAAGGATTTGGCTATATTAGATCAATTGCAAAAAGCAAAGTCAAATGCAGTCAGTTATGCCATTGAAGGTATGGACATGTGCAAGAAGAATCACACTTGGGAATGGCTGTCCTTTTTGGATGAACCAAAAATAGTGTCAATGATGAAAACATTCCAGACAGTGTAG